The window CCACAAAATCTGCAGTGCAAAAAACATCTGTCTGCTCTTATTTGTTCCATTGTGATTAAATGCAAAAGGCTTTGGAAGATAAATGGAAAGCCAGTTCTGTTGAAAGAGAAGAGATTATACTCACTGCTGTCCTCGGTGTACTAACTTCCTTCTTCAACTGGTCAAGCTCCATTTTCAAGATGTCCTTATCTGACATATCCCGAGCCATCCTGGCTGCAAGAAGAGATCAAGATTGTTGTTTCAAAAAGTGTTAAATATCATAACAAATGCCTGAAAAACCTGTCATTTTCTAGTCAAAGGGAGATAatgcgttgtttttttttgactCATTGCAATATTCACAGTTCTCTTCAAATCCTCAGCTTTAAGGCAAAGAATAACTAAATAAATCCAGCAAAGAAACATGTCTCAAGTCATCAGTTTTTACCTGTTGAATGGCGGGATCCCCAACAATCAGAGAAATGTTTCGGCTCCTAAGAGCTCATCAACTGTATGCCTTCCTCTGGTCCGGTTGCTTCTCCACACTGACTGAAATTGTACTGTCCCACTGCTCCTCATCCCAGCTCATCCCTACAGCTAGCTTTTGGGCGAGGTCGCCACAGGATTGGACCTGATGTCACCAATCCCTCTTGATGAGATTAAACAATCAGGGGCCTTAACAGCTGAACAGGAAGGACGGAGATTCATACAATCTACACACAGAACGTCagacaaataaatcagaaatgATGGATTTGTGAGCATCATGTAATCTGTCATCGACAGCTGCTGAACTCGCAAACATGCAGGATTGTGGGATCAGTTTTATGTGTGCATTGCCTAACTGGTTGCAGCAGTAGATTGTTGAAACATTTAAGGTGGCAATATTATTTCTACATGAAAAAGATGTAAAGATGTGCATGCTGTTCATAGTGAGAGTTGGTTTTATGGTGTGCTCAAACGTGGTCAGTACAAGCCAGCAAGAAAGCAATGTCACTGTTTATTTCTATTCTACTGTTTATCTAATCAGGCCTCCCAATGTCGGTGAACAGCTTGTAGTACAAAATGTGAAACAGACATTAATAGTCAGGCCTTGCATTAAGACTTTTTCAAGGATAAATTGATTAGATTTAGGTTTGGTTTGGTTGCATTTTGAAGAAATGATTATATCCTTTTTATAACCATGATTTAGCTAAAAAATCTTAACTGCatcgttttgttttatttatttatgtcctTTAAGCACTTCAACCATgatgctatttttttttgtacaatttacataaaaacaaaaagtaaaaaaagttaGTTTAATATCAACTGAAATGCCATAATTTCTTTAAAAGATTATAATGTTGTAGTTTGGGTCTTTTAAACAGAAGCACATCTTCATCTAAAATATTGTTCTAGCAACGTGCTTGCAATACTTCTccccttcacctccacctgACATTTGATTTGAGACATGGCAAGATACTGATCCTTAACTCAACCTTCAGCAGGACTCACACTAAGCCATTTTCAGGATCTAGGTTAGTACTCAAGATTAACCTCAGACACGTCACTGTGGATTAACAGCTGAACGGAAATGCTCATCATTATGAAGGCCTTGAGTGTTACTCAGCCCACTTTTCACTTTCATTTTGAAACTAGCATAGTTTAGGACTagttgatagatagatagatagatagatagatagatagatagatagatagatagatagatagatagatagatagatagatagatagatagattgattGAATCAATCAATCTGTCTGCTACCAGCCACATGTACATTTTCTTCTGACCAATTAATACCAACTCCTGTcgttatcttttttttgttctctaGATGGCGCAGTTGGGCCTTTTTCAGCCTATTCAGACCGTTGTCCATCTAAACCAATAAGAAGCCGTCTCTACCTTAGGACGGAATATTTCCTTCAAAATAAGAGCTTCATTCTAACAGTTTGAATTAAGTATCCGTTCTCCACAGCACATGGAAACACATACGCTTTTACTTCGACGAGTGACGGAATTTTTTTTACCGGAAGTCAGAACGTCCAGACTCGTTGGCGGATAGATGAGTAGCAACTATGGCAGGTCCCAGTAGGAAGCAGATGCTGAGGTTTCTGTCCCAGTTAGGGGCGTTTATTCTGACCCGGTTTGGATTTTGGAACTGCTTCAGTATGCTAATGCTGTTTGCTGAAAGAGCCGACATAAAAAGGTAAAAAGGGTGAGCAGCGCAACAAGCAACTCGCTAACGTTAGCTTCCAAGCTAACAGCACTTTCAGTTAACTTGCGGTCAGGTGTATAGAAATATCAATTTTCATATTGTATATATTTGGCTTAAAGTCAACATGTAGACGACTGTAATCAAGGCTTTCCCGTTGAATGTGAAAACCAGCTGTTAGCAAAGTGGGATGTATTTCAGTACTGCAAGATTAGATCTGAGTCAGCGTGTCTCTTTCCATTTTGAGTTGTTTAATTTAATATGGTAAGCTGTATTTTGCCTTGTATGTAATGTTGAATCTGACAGAACTAAGGctgttatttgtttgtttgtttgtttgttagtatTTTTAACAAAATTGATTCTTTTTATCACTCTACTGTGCACTGGGTGTGTGTTTACTCAGTCTGCGGTGGGCTGGTCCAACTTAAACGTCCACACCCATCAGACTTGTCCTGTAATTATAGCAGCTCCATGGAAAATGTGCAGATAGATACCTGGTGGTTCGTCATCCTTGGCTTATTTCGGCCTGAGAAACAAGAGTATTAATTTTGGTTCTGTGCTGAATTTACAATAAGCTTATTTGATGTAGTTTTAGTGAATGATTCTTGATTAaagtaactgtttttttttgttgagtgTTTATAAATTGTTTATGAAATGCAGACTTTTCTGATCAGGACTAACAGTTTTTTGTTCtcataaaaaagtatttttatatttaaatgtatGATAATAATTTAGGATACTGTACGCAGTATCACATATTTGTGTCGAGCTATTTTATTGTGAATGCATTTGTAAGCGTAATTGACGGCCAATAGATAAATTGGTGTGAAAAACTGACACAAGGCAGAGATTTTGGGTTCAACTTGTATTCTGCCAACCATCTATGCACAATTACACTTAATCACATAGACTGAAAGTCTGGGACGAGCAATATATAACAAGCATgggaaaaataacagcttgaattAAATTATTGATAACTAAATCACTCTGGAATGTCTGATTCTACTGTCTTTTGATCCATTGTTGTCTCCAGAAAGCCAGATATCCACATACCGTACCTGTATGTGGACATGGGAGTGGCCGTCCTCTGTGCTAGCTTCATGTCATTCGGGGTGAAGAGAAGGTGGTTTGCAATGGGTGCCGCCATACAGCTGGCCATCAGCACCTATGCATCCTATGTTGGAGAACAGGTGTATTATGGGGACTGGCTTAAAGTGAGTGACACTCACttttaaagatttatttatttttattattattatcagtatAAACACAGCTGGTATGTTTTAAACATGCACCCTGATACTTTATACGATTATTCCTttctaaaacatgactaaacaAAAGACAAAGATGTAACTGTTTATGTTTTCACTCTCTTCATAATAATTTGTACAAATGTATCTGCTGCGTCTTTGGGAATTGACCTTTTCCGTGTTTTATATATGATCCCCTTTTTCATTTGTGCGATCTTTATAGTGTTAAATGGACATGTGATCCAGCTGCCTCTGTTGGAGCTTAACCTTATATTTTAATGTAATTTGCATTGCTTCACATGACATGACCTTCTCTTTCTTGGTTCAGAAAGAGGTTAAACTGTTACAAAATCAGAAACGGATATAAAAATGGCCTTGATCTGTGTTGAAATAGTAATCAAAAGCAGATCTGTGTCATGCATGAAGGTGAAAATTGGATCTGGGTCACCACTGACAGTATTTCTTTTATTAAATGTGAGCCACTGTGATAGGAACTTGCCCCAGATTGTCACAGCTTGAACCTTGTTGCCCTGCAGGTACGGATGTACTCCAGGGCGCTGGCCATCATTGGAGGCTTTCTGGTTCTAGCCAGCGGGGCAGGGGAGATATACAGGCAGAAAGCACGCAGCAGATCCATGCAGTCTACTGGACAGGTTTTTCTTGGAGTCTATCTCATCTGCGTGGTAAGACTTGTGACAGTTTGATAACCTTTATCCGACTCATATGGAACGTATCATAAAGACTGTGAAAAGAAATCATCAGAGACTTCACTTTTTCATGATATATTAACACTTTTGGTTAGATACTGCTGACTGAGTTTGACAAGCCtgcttttggtgttgttttaaaCACTGCACTACCACACTCTGTCCACCAGGTATACTCCCTGCAGCACAGCAAAGAGGACAGGCAGGCCTATCTGAACCACATTGTTGGGGGGGAGATCACAGTGATGCTGCTGGAGGTGCTCTTTGGTGTTCTGGCTCTGGCGTTCCTCTCCGGCTGCTACATCCGCCTGGCAGCTCAGATCCTTGCTACGGTCCTTCCTTTGGTGATCTTGTTCATCGACGGCAACGTCGGCTATTGGCATCACACTCGCAAGGTGGAGTTCTGGAACCAGATGAAGATGATAGGCCACAATGTTGGCATCTTTGGCGCTGTGTTAATCCTGGCTACTGACGGTTGAACCGTCCGGTTCTCACGGATGACAGAGAGCGAAGTGTCTGTATAGGATGAGATTGttgtggcctttttttttttttttttggtcacaaCCTGAACTTGTGCTCAAAGCTGCTGTCGCTCAGCGACTTCTCAGGATCCAAACACTCCGGGCTAAAACGGTTGGAGATGAGCTACATCGGTTGTCTTTGCCGGTGATGTCGCTTtcgcaagaaaaagaaaaacacaatctttgccatttttgttatttatttggatTCAAGTTTACATTTCTTATGCTCAGAAACAATACATTGCAAATTGGTACTGTAATGATATGAGGAACTTTTATCCCAGAAAAAGTCTTAAAGAGTTTTTCTCACTTTATACAGTACGTTTAAAATTTTCTACAAATAAAGGGACATTTCTGCTGTATTGCTTATAACATGGGAGAGCTGTGCTTATGGCCATTTGATAGTAAACGGTTTTGATAAGTTGCTTTTAACCTGTGCATACTGTTGGTTTGACTGTAGGTTTTCAGCTTTTGTATCGTCTGTATAAACAATTCTCTCGTTTTATAAAATAATGTTGAGTTGCTTCTATTTGCTGAAtgaccccataaatcatatctGCATTAAGTGAACGGAGCTGAATACGATGGAACACCGAGTTAACAAGCTGATGCCTCGTGTCTGTGACCGCTGTGTGTTTAGTAAGTAAAATGCCGGAATGATATTCATGAAGCCTTTCCAGGATTTTCAGAATTACTGTGAATGTCTGAGACTCATCTGTCCAGTTCGTGATCAAAGTCACGGCGGGTTGTTCGCTAACCAGTAAAGCTTTGGGCAGGATACTGGACTCCCACAATTGCCCCTTTTCTATCACTAATATGTAAATgtatgaggagaaaaaaaagtatacTGTGTATAGAATAAAAAGTGCTGAACAAACACACTCTGATTGCTTAATAAGACTATAAAATGCAGTATAAATACTGTCCTAAGTACATTTAACCCTTGTTTCCCTAATAAGGCTAAATGCTATAGAGATTCTGTGGTAAATAGGCTTTTTTTACAGGGTCTGTGCATAAATGTTAACATGCTGAAATGAGCATAGCAACTGTGTTTTTACACTACAGGAAGTGTAGGCTTAAACACACCAGAATGATGACTGTATGCACAAATATGTATCTGAGCAAAACCTTCCAAAATTCCATCACAAAATACTCGGATGAACTTTCTAATCTTGGCTCATTACATCAAGATTAAAATATACTACCTCACTCTCCAGAATCTAAAAGGTTTGGGCTGGTGCTACATGCAAGGAAATAATATTCAATTCATGTTGAAATAACCACTGTCCTAATGTTTTAGTGTTGTTACTGTTGTAAAGAAACAACTTATTCAAGTAGAAATGGTTGTATTACTCTAAAAACGTTTCCTTTAGTGACTGTCTTTATGAATTCTagctattttcttttaaatccttCCCCAAAGCCAAAGGACAGAGCTGAAGGAGGCAGACATGTTGATGTCTACAGCAATACCGGAAGAGACTTTTACAGGTCTGCCAGCTTGAGAATTTGAAAAACATGTCAGAGGTATGGTGATGGGTTTATGCCACATTCTTAGAAATCAGTGTCTTATATTTTTAAGATATCATAGTAAAAAGAAGTCAGAGTCATTCATGCTTAGGTGTAGTTGAAGCCTTTCTACAGAGGATAATGAATCGGTATGAATATTGGTATATTCTAACTaaaaattggattatttttacaAACTTTGATGATACATTtctcctgttttgtttttttcagttctgCACTTACTTTTCTTTGCCATCTGTTTGCTGCACTGCTGTAAAGCTTCATTTGACACCTAAATGTCGATGAGAGAGCACGATGTTCTTTATTAAGACTGTTAGGCAACAGCCCAACACCAGACCGCAAATCATTTTTCTTCTGACTTTGCATCGCTCGCAGCTTGTTTGCTCTTCCGGTTGCGCTCCGCTTTGACCAGGGCTCCCATCACGGCCAGCATCACAGTGATGGTGATGACGAGCACCGAGGCCGTCTCAGCCACGCACAGCCGGCTGTCCATCGAGGCCAGAGACGCTCCGGTTTGCTGAGGCGGCGCGTGGCAGATGATGTCCTTGTAGTCCTCCACGTGCAGATATCGGACGTACTGGATTTTGCTAAAGACGCGCTGCAGCTCGCAATCGCAGGTCCAAGGGTTGAGTGACATTTGAAGGTGGGTGCTGGTGGTCCGGAGTTTCAGGAAGGTCTTGAACTTGACGCGCACCAGCTGGTTCCCTTTTAGATCCAGCAGCGTTAAACCGCGCAGGGGAGCCAGCGCGTCGGCCTCGATCACCGAGATGTTGTTGTTGCTGAGCAGCAGCACCTCCAGGCCCTGCTGTCTGCTCAGCAGGCCGTCCCGGAGCGCATTCAGCCTGTTTCCCCGCAGGCTGAGGTGGCGCAGTCCAGACAGGCCGAGGAAAGCTCTGGCGTCCATCGTTTGGATGCGGTTGTAGCTGAGATCCAGTTTCCTCAGATTATCAGCGTCTGCCAGTGAGGcagagtccaggtgctggagcAAGTTGTGATCCAGCCGGAGCTCCAGGAGGGAGGAGAGGCTCTGAGTGAAGTCATGAGGGAGCCAGCGCAGCCGGTTGAAACTCAGCTCCAGCCTCTCCAAAAACTGCAGGGACGACAGAGACTGAAATGCGCATACAGATTAAAGATTAACCGCCACTCCGAGCAGGTGATTTGATTAAAACATTTCCCTGATAATTATGTTTTAGAGTCCTTTGGGGACACTAGATTCCACAGGGATAGTGTAGTTTTTACTTGATCTGATTTATAGCACAACAGAGATTAAACAATAAACTCATTTGCCAACTGAAACGGAGAATGAAACaataaaagtcttttttttttttggtcgggAAAAATGCCAGTTGCTCTTGAAATGCTCATTCTAACATTTCAGTGTCTGCTCATTTAAGTATTTTCACCACCTAGTAGCTCAAAATGTTCAATAGTGAGTGGTTTTGGTATGTTGAAAGAGCAAAACGTTCATCTCAACAGAGAACAGGGATTTCTGACTCCCAAATAGACTTTATCTTTGCGCTTATAACATTCATTTCACAGTACTTCTTATTCTAAACTATTTCCCTTTGGTATTATACTACCTATAAAGTACCTGGATACTTTTTCTTCCTACCAGAAGTCTAGAACAAAGTCTCAAATGTAGAATTAAGACCATAaacacctgttttttttttccatacctgtgGATGCAGAGCATGAATGCTGTTGTTTGACATTAAGAGGATCTTGAGTGACCACAGTCCCATGAATGATTTGCTGCGCAGCTCCTTCACCTTGTTcccactcaggtccagcagccAGGTGCCACGGGGGACACCAAGAGGGACCTGACCCAGCCCACGAGACCTGCAGTCCACCAACTCGGAGGATTCGTAGCAGAGACAGGGGTCGGGGCAGAGCATGAAGCCCGACTCGGTGTtcagcatcagcagcagcaggagcatcaAACGGAGCATCATGCGGATCCTGGCAGACATGTTTCTCGGGTCAGAGCGCGCTCGCTCCTGCTGAGAGGCATGGTTAACCCTGCCGAGCTTCCTCACAGCATAATATGAAAGCAGCTGCATGAAAACTCTCTGCAAGTACACACCGAATATTCCCGATTAAAGAGGGATTATGGGTTTAAACTGATGATTGCATAAGCATATCTGGGGAACAAACCTGGTCCGTTTTGGACTCTTTCCTAAAATAAGAATTCACACGTGGTTCAGTATATCAACACACTGAACAGGTTTTCATGATGGCAGTCACCTTATCCTGTTGTTTCTGCATCCCATGATACTGTATAGATTTTTGCCATACATCCATTTTAGCTGATGGAATTTAAATCTGCATATATTTTGCCAATTCTGCACAAACTTAAATACACTGGCTCCTTTCAGAGTAAAAGTAATTACTATTTTGATGTAATCCTAATTACCAAAGGCTTAAGTCAACTTGACCCTTAATAGGATTGAATTGAGATTATCTGATCAAGAACCTGTAGCGTAAACAAGTTTACTGCAAACCAAGATTCCAGACCATCTAGTTATGGTTTCCCccaaaagaataataaaaaaaaatgtaaccaccgctcttctcttttcttcagCTGTATTAGCTCTCAGCAAAGCATTCATTTTAAAGATCAAACAGTTGATTTACTGTTGAGTCCTCTTTGTTTACCAGAGGACCTGAACACATGTAATTAAGCAGCACTGAAGAAACcagaaaatttaaatttaaacaaaatgtaGCTCATTTTCAAGGGTCATGGCAGCATTTCTCTGAAATTATACATATTACAAGGTGGtcaaacagcacaaaaaaaaaaaaaaaaaaaaccctgagcACTGACCAAAAGCCTGGTCTGATGAAAACGTGGATAAAAGTCTTATCTGCCTGTGTGAGGGCAGGATGTACAGCAGTGGTCACGCTTAATTACAAGCAAACAAACCAGACGTTTGCCTCCAGCCCAAACCCAGTATTTCACCCTCGGTATGTGGACAAATACATTATTTTAAGCGATTTGACGTGAACACAGGCTCAAAACAAGATAGTGACAGCACAGTCCATTAGATCCATGTTTACGAACTTATCAAAAAGTTGTTGAAAATTACAGTATTACAGTCAGAATTtttgttacttttattttagaaAATGTCCTTTAAAGTGTGGCGTTTCaagtcacattttgtttaaaatacagaaaacagaCAGTAGAACATGGATACAGCAAAAAAGGAAACAATGACAGAAAATAAAGCTAACAAGCCTTTCTGACTGCTctagttttctctttttgaaatGGAACTGAAGGCAAAGGAAGGAGGGCGGA of the Odontesthes bonariensis isolate fOdoBon6 chromosome 23, fOdoBon6.hap1, whole genome shotgun sequence genome contains:
- the tmem101 gene encoding transmembrane protein 101, whose amino-acid sequence is MAGPSRKQMLRFLSQLGAFILTRFGFWNCFSMLMLFAERADIKRKPDIHIPYLYVDMGVAVLCASFMSFGVKRRWFAMGAAIQLAISTYASYVGEQVYYGDWLKVRMYSRALAIIGGFLVLASGAGEIYRQKARSRSMQSTGQVFLGVYLICVVYSLQHSKEDRQAYLNHIVGGEITVMLLEVLFGVLALAFLSGCYIRLAAQILATVLPLVILFIDGNVGYWHHTRKVEFWNQMKMIGHNVGIFGAVLILATDG